From the Anguilla anguilla isolate fAngAng1 chromosome 6, fAngAng1.pri, whole genome shotgun sequence genome, one window contains:
- the casp8ap2 gene encoding CASP8-associated protein 2 isoform X2 — protein MEQGFLDHMYGDLGSGHLESPVAHDDDSVDIYSGLDNSPRISQTAEKSCTPFSPRRLKDSMDLYEEIIKEEQQEKEATCNELKTKLDAAQNHVKELLQKLEQIQLQNTSLQTQNMCLKKNICALFKTARMEILRKDDEISRLTQRGGRGGYCPSFTRSQNNFQRNQDSSQNSAPTHNPAARPENQRSRVNGVPKGLPKPHTEARSVSLHPEPLVTSLVTTASSENSRSTRTDSGVPDSLSDSDITSSDRDPNILQTPKQKGLIQQTCKSYLENNDKPKGFRMQTVNSLDKSRKSQRSEVGDHQDHRGALDASKEKKLNSREKSGKESKQSEKDCMNSSRARHQASYSELHRNLERGKSPPHQRNHSPTTGGSYRTASSSHSQKMRSRDIEPPAKGISRESRSGEVEPSARSSSRESRSGEVEPSAKSSRRESRSRDMEPPAKISSHKSRHSHSRDRGEQNALMSFGREGKHSISDQGRLTNKSSASSHKGSGSPMREHCRKEERSREERNCNRERKGYVTDKNTDCERNKGKDTDKRLRDSNRKVEEIKDKVLQSNVCSKNGTQTTPNTLTTSADCSDLVKKGQEARKGQAQHLALVLAKVPVNNGVEPESSVGHEAGDKILPEEGNRNRKLSFMETLNLTLSPVKKSRLSSECKEQESGQYEDIPEGPHEETSQFHLEEEFCVIDELDSNEISKEMDEVFEAPAANSSEICEAEKGQGPLPGLELNNVEKENERGKEEGLIKTHISSMKTKCDSESIVDENTVLQSADRKLPTASVDQRSKLTASQEPIDSQGSGSTSEMVDGDVMTALLTESLNCATEGLTGASVVHTVQMTDDIHMCSSNSEGRTSLECESPSVKSVESVAHDPAIVCVANCSPDSGNNAQLECQKIRLAVLPESISQDAATSVPVNTHPRGDRTGEEACDVSTDAVSSTVSIEVVSQSTDSVVPSIVETVVISSTEAEKYIEKSVTNRNLTTPQSAEMPKVSSTFRDETVQSEQGRSGSLQVAPDCCISEPDSTEDEEWNNRTEPSSSVPLAHDEDSMMLTLKNIQLIPEAISPLTSPIRPVKKNLPHCSGNAQHVRSLSKDFSSLTGVRRMDVNKENEKPHCSSTQFPPADSNQTLPSPSSRSEDDNELEEGEIVSDSEEEEPPVIPSPQLRKTQTVTASKMQPSPKSPRLAKKQAQKAAAISQGHSGMKNKTTSTPNNSPSSNKKHKTVLPLLPKTDPSSISDVMDMLKLIQTHLRKKYMKFHKNLPKKLFSSIIDMSLCSFTDFVNNVSFSKFCSLESILKPKLNRIISVTMSKISNNGIVNRIFEQQSPSLKKKLWTFVEEQFEFLFREIQTALTSLCNPAEVRHFSKTENKVERNKEKKVSKVAAKPPVTTVPTLKKKAAEVDLVDVSGVQNKVKPPTITPHRTGLGSRGKNLKMNREEDDQPSEAHDLPSSHSPSKTALSHSKNSSSGEKSATFVRRLSHSSVQDKSDFEILTEQQASSLTFNLVTDSQMGEIFKCLLQGSDLLENSVSIGDAHCWPVGTPRKDTSGGESSLVVMTPNKTTLTPSKVIATWSTISPCKLSSPNPKMHIPLNPAILDESCLLEVPSSSLPFCKETPSSTVPSQRSYSVLAEDLAVSLTIPSPLKSDGHLSFLHPEGTEPTSAPESVISAHYSEDALMDGEDATEQDIHLALDSDNSSAGSSGCRNWEDAAAVAVPTFQFKPHLPMQAVVMEKSNDHFIVRIRHTSTSIATSPDQNATSSEKESQKVVGARVESMGSAHSIPDTSPNGIVPGQSQRPASCENPELHLQCEVPLKNSLSGSSPPGKTVNCPDVNAAHSHEEPVEPPPTNSEIAESASPSELVIMAEEGGASKKSCVIRLKRKKHHSQPRAKRVKMEHTQEKAHKQRKKNSSSGSKNKGIGTPRKKRNKTKSPPLSPNSLSAKNVIRKKGEVVVTWTRDEDRDILIELKKKGASPDTFTALSAKMNKPPALIAERFFQLMKLFKKKEKMDS, from the exons ATGGAGCAAGGCTTTTTGGACCATATGTATGGGGATCTTGGCTCTGGACATTTGG aatcTCCTGTGGCCCACGATGATGATTCGGTGGATATTTACTCTGGCCTGGACAACAGTCCCAGGATCAGCCAAACTGCAG agAAATCTTGCACACCCTTCTCACCTAGAAGACTAAAAGATTCTATGGATTTATATGAAGAAATAATCaaagaggagcagcaggaaaaagaagCTACTTGCAATGAG CTTAAGACCAAATTGGATGCAGCACAAAACCATGTGAAAGAATTGCTGCAAAAGCTAGAGCAAATTCAACTGCAG aACACAAGTTTGCAGACACAAAATATGTGTCTCAAGAAGAACATATGTGCTCTCTTTAAAACTGCCCGGATGGAGATTTTGCGGAAGGATGACGAGATAAGCAGGCTTACTCAAag aGGTGGAAGGGGTGGATATTGTCCATCTTTCACTCGATCACAGAATAATTTCCAGAGGAACCAAGATTCCAGCCAGAATTCTGCGCCAACCCATAATCCAGCTGCACGGCCCGAAAATCAACGCTCAAGGGTGAACGGTGTTCCAAAGGGACTTCCTAAACCTCACACAGAGGCCAGAAGTGTCAGCTTGCACCCTGAACCCCTGGTTACTTCTCTTGTGACAACTGCCTCTTCTGAAAATTCAAGATCCACAAGAACTGACTCTGGGGTTCCTGATAGTCTCAGTGATTCAGATATTACCAGTAGCGACAGAGATCCTAATATTCTACAAACTCCCAAACAAAAGGGTCTGATCCAGCAAACTTGCAAATCATATCTGGAGAATAATGACAAACCTAAAGGTTTTAGAATGCAAACTGTCAATTCCCTGGACAAAAGCAGAAAGTCCCAGCGTTCTGAGGTAGGGGACCACCAAGACCATCGTGGTGCCTTGGATGCcagcaaagaaaagaaattgaACAGTAGGGAGAAGTCTGGCAAAGAAAGCAAGCAGTCTGAAAAGGATTGCATGAACTCCAGCCGAGCCAGACACCAGGCCTCGTACTCAGAGCTTCACAGGAATTTGGAGAGGGGCAAAAGCCCTCCACATCAGAGGAACCATAGTCCAACAACAGGCGGTTCATACCGCACAGCCTCCAGTTCTCACTCACAAAAAATGAGGTCCAGAGACATAGAGCCACCTGCTAAGGGCATCAGTCGAGAGAGCAGGTCCGGAGAAGTGGAGCCATCAGCCAGGAGCAGCAGTCGAGAGAGCAGGTCCGGAGAAGTGGAGCCATCAGCCAAGAGCAGCAGACGAGAGAGCAGGTCCAGAGACATGGAGCCACCAGCCAAGATCAGCAGTCACAAGAGCAGGCACAGTCATAGCCGGGACAGGGGTGAACAAAATGCCCTTATGTCCTTTGGCAGAGAAGGAAAGCACTCCATCTCTGACCAGGGCAGGCTCACAAACAAGTCAAGTGCTTCCAGCCACAAGGGGTCAGGAAGTCCCATGAGAGAACATTgcagaaaagaggagaggagtcGAGAGGAGCGGAATTgtaacagagaaagaaaaggctATGTAACAGATAAGAACACGGATTGTGagagaaataaaggaaaagaCACCGATAAAAGGCTGAGGGACAGTAACAGAAAAGTTGAGGAGATAAAGGACAAAGTATTACAGAGCAATGTCTGTTCAAAGAATGGCACGCAAACCACTCCTAACACTTTAACTACTTCCGCTGACTGCAGTGACCTGGTCAAAAAAGGTCAGGAGGCCAGAAAAGGTCAGGCCCAACACCTTGCACTAGTCCTGGCTAAGGTGCCAGTGAATAATGGTGTGGAACCAGAATCTTCAGTAGGGCATGAAGCAGGTGATAAAATCCTCCCTGAAGAAGGCAATCGAAATAGAAAGTTAAGTTTCATGGAAACACTCAATCTTACTTTGTCCCCAGTTAAAAAATCAAGGCTGTCCTCAGAATGCAAGGAACAAGAAAGTGGCCAGTATGAAGATATTCCGGAAGGTCCACATGAGGAGACCAGCCAGTTTCATTTAGAAGAGGAATTTTGTGTGATCGATGAGTTGGACAGTAATGAAATTTCTAAAGAAATGGACGAGGTTTTTGAAGCACCAGCAGCAAACAGTTCTGAAATCTGTGAGGCAGAAAAAGGTCAAGGGCCACTCCCAGGACTAGAGCTTAACAATgttgaaaaggaaaatgaacgGGGCAAGGAGGAAGGTCTAATTAAGACACACATTTCTAGCATGAAGACAAAATGCGATTCAGAAAGCATTGTAGATGAAAATACAGTCCTTCAAAGTGCTGACCGTAAATTGCCAACTGCCTCTGTAGATCAGCGCTCCAAACTTACCGCATCACAGGAGCCCATTGACAGCCAGGGGTCTGGCTCTACATCAGAAATGGTTGATGGTGATGTAATGACAGCTCTGCTGACAGAGTCTCTAAATTGTGCTACAGAAGGCCTTACTGGGGCTTCTGTGGTTCACACGGTACAAATGACAGATGACATCCACATGTGCAGCTCGAACAGTGAAGGGAGAACCTCTTTGGAGTGTGAATCCCCGTCAGTTAAATCTGTAGAGTCTGTGGCCCATGATCCAGCTATTGTCTGTGTGGCAAATTGTTCTCCTGACAGTGGCAACAATGCCCAATTGGAGTGCCAGAAGATTCGGCTTGCTGTCCTGCCCGAGTCCATTAGCCAAGATGCAGCCACCTCTGTTCCTGTCAATACGCATCCTAGGGGTGACCGAACTGGTGAAGAAGCTTGTGATGTGTCCACAGATGCTGTGTCTAGCACTGTTAGTATAGAGGTGGTTTCTCAGAGTACCGACAGTGTTGTCCCTAGTATTGTGGAAACAGTAGTGATTTCCAGCACAGAGGCcgaaaaatatattgaaaaatctGTGACAAACCGGAACCTGACAACACCACAAAGCGCTGAGATGCCCAAGGTGAGCAGTACGTTCAGGGACGAGACTGTGCAGTCTGAGCAGGGCCGCAGTGGGTCTCTTCAGGTTGCCCCGGATTGCTGCATTTCAGAGCCAGATTCCACTGAAGATGAAGAATGGAACAACAGGACAGAGCCTTCAAGTTCGGTTCCACTTGCCCATGACGAGGACTCGATGATGCTGACCCTGAAGAACATCCAGCTCATTCCAGAAGCCATCAGCCCTCTCACTAGCCCCATCCGACCGGTGAAGAAGAACCTGCCTCACTGTTCTGGGAATGCCCAACATGTCAGAAGTCTGAGCAAAG aCTTTTCATCATTAACTGGAGTGAGGAGAATGGATGTGAATAAGGAGAACGAGAAAcctcactgcagctctacacAATTCCCGCCCGCGGACTCTAATCAGACGCTGCCCTCACCTTCTTCCCGTTCCGAAGATGATAACGAACTGGAGGAGGGAGAAATCGTGAGTgacagtgaggaggaggagcccccAGTGATTCCCAGTCCTCAGCTTCGAAAAACCCAGACTGTGACTGCCAGTAAAATGCAGCCCAGCCCAAAGTCTCCAAGACTTGCCAAGAAACAAGCCCAGAAGGCTGCAGCGATTTCACAAGGCCATTctggaatgaaaaacaaaacgaCTTCCACACCTAATAACAGCCCCAGTTCAAATAAGAAGCACAAAACTGTTCTGCCTCTTTTGCCCAAAACCGATCCTTCCTCCATATCTGATGTAATGGATATGTTAAAGTTGATTCAGACCCATTTGAGAAAAAAGTACATGAAATTTCATAAGAATCTTCCAAAGAAGTTATTCTCCAGCATTATTGACATGTCTCTCTGTTCTTTTACAGACTTTGTGAATAATGTTAGCTTCAGCAAATTTTGCAGCCTAGAAAGCATTCTGAAACCCAAACTTAATCGCATAATTTCTGTCACTATGAGTAAGATCTCAAATAATGGCATTGTCAATCGCATTTTTGAACAGCAGTCACCTAGCCTGAAGAAGAAGCTATGGACTTTTGTTGAAGAACAGTTTGAATTTTTGTTCAGGGAAATCCAGACAGCATTGACAAGTCTGTGTAATCCAGCAGAAGTAAGGCATTTTTCTAAGACCGAGAACAAAgtagagagaaataaagaaaaaaaggtttccaaGGTGGCAGCTAAACCTCCTGTGACTACGGTGCCAACGCTAAAGAAGAAGGCTGCTGAGGTTGATTTGGTGGATGTGTCAGGGGTGCAGAACAAAGTCAAGCCTCCCACTATCACACCACACAGGACTGGCTTGGGCAGTAGGGGAAAAAACCTTAAAATGAACAGGGAGGAAGATGACCAGCCATCAGAAGCACATGATTTGCCATCTTCTCACTCTCCATCTAAGACTGCTCTCTCCCATTCTAAGAATTCCTCCTCAGGAGAGAAATCGGCTACCTTTGTTCGCCGGCTGTCCCACAGCTCAGTCCAGGATAAATCAGACTTTGAAATCCTCACTGAACAGCAGGCATCTAGCTTGACTTTTAACTTAGTCACAGACTCTCAGATGGGGGAGATCTTCAAGTGCCTATTACAGGGGTCGGACCTGCTGGAGAACAGCGTGTCTATTGGGGATGCTCACTGCTGGCCCGTGGGCACTCCTCGGAAGGATACTAGTGGTGGAGAGAGTTCGTTAGTGGTGATGACCCCGAACAAGACCACCTTGACCCCCTCAAAAGTAATTGCAACGTGGTCCACAATCTCGCCGTGCAAACTGTCTTCTCCAAACCCTAAAATGCACATTCCTCTGAACCCAGCAATCCTGGATGAGAGCTGCTTGTTGGAAGTTCCCTCCAGCAGCCTGCCCTTCTGTAAAGAGACGCCGTCGTCCACAGTGCCTTCGCAGAGGTCCTACTCCGTTTTAGCGGAGGATCTGGCGGTCTCCCTCACCATCCCCTCTCCTCTGAAGTCCGACGGCCACCTGAGCTTCCTGCACCCCGAGGGCACAGAGCCCACGTCTGCCCCAGAGAGCGTCATCAGCGCTCATTACAGCGAAGACGCTCTGATGGACGGTGAAGATGCCACGGAGCAGGACATCCACCTGGCCCTGGACTCCGACAACTCCAGCGCAGGTTCGAGCGGCTGCAGGAATTGGGAGGATGCGGCGGCGGTGGCAGTGCCCACCTTTCAGTTCAAGCCACACTTACCCATGCAGGCGGTGGTCATGGAAAAGTCCAACGACCACTTCATTGTCAGGATCAGGCACACGTCCACCAGCATCGCTACCAGCCCAGACCAGAATGCCACGTCTTCTGAAAAAGAATCCCAAAAGGTGGTGGGAGCCAGAGTGGAATCAATGGGTTCTGCACACTCCATCCCTGACACTTCCCCCAACGGAATTGTCCCTGGGCAATCTCAGAGGCCAGCTTCCTGTGAGAACCCTGAACTCCACCTTCAATGTGAAGTACCCTTGAAAAATTCACTTTCAGGAAGCAGTCCACCAGGGAAAACTGTGAATTGCCCTGACGTGAATGCTGCACATTCTCATGAAGAGCCAGTGGAGCCTCCTCCTACAAACAGTGAGATTGCAGAATCTGCATCACCCTCTGAACTTGTAATCATGGCCGAGGAAGGTGGTGCTTCAAAGAAGTCCTGCGTGATCAGGTTAAAACGGAAGAAGCACCACTCTCAACCGAGGGCGAAGAGAGTCAAAATGGAGCATACCCAAGAGAAGGCGCAcaagcagagaaagaaaaactcaTCCAGTGGTTCTAAAAACAAAGGGATTGGGACACCCAGGAAGAAGAGGAATAAAACAAAGTCTCCTCCGCTGTCACCCAATAGCTTGTCTGCCAAGAATGTTATCAGAAAAAAGGGTGAGGTGGTGGTGACATGGACCAG GGATGAAGACCGGGATATTCTTATTGAACTGAAGAAGAAAGGTGCTTCTCCGGACACATTTACTGCTCTTTCAGCCAAGATGAACAAACCCCCAGCTCTG ATTGCTGAGAGATTTTTCCAGCTGATGAAACTTTtcaagaagaaggagaagatggATAGCTGA